A section of the Styela clava chromosome 9, kaStyClav1.hap1.2, whole genome shotgun sequence genome encodes:
- the LOC120339450 gene encoding uncharacterized protein LOC120339450 — protein sequence MKAFKLLFMCIGFATTVDISVKVQFRGSARMTSLRYEETITAKNERELREKLAEKLENAFLDKQIDEVTITTEVSRGNEVHSTQITKFDVTTRNELDLDDTTFDTSTKGDDITKAATSSSYRSEKVRDVTTTTVVENGFTTRLITSIASTRSFQESTAATGCDVVHNSKCFRAIVYDNMNASLSVAASICGNKLANIYDITHFNLLQDYLRPMIPDGWLYAWVRTGMIYKNGQLYSTTGQAISLPTEVWFPNYYPSSDASYTTVVVRVSRNPEDAYQGIYNATPSIEFNGGICENEL from the exons ATGAAAGCTTTCAAGCTGTTGTTCATGTGCATTGGATTCGCTACGACAG TCGATATTTCCGTGAAAGTGCAATTCAGGGGCAGTGCAAGGATGACGTCACTCCGATATGAGGAAACGATCACG gCAAAGAACGAGAGAG AATTAAGAGAGAAATTGGCTGAAAAGCTGGAAAACGCATTTCTGGACAAACAGATTGATGAAGTTACTATAACAACCGAAGTTTCCCGTGGCAACGAGGTTCATTCAACCCAAATCACCAAGTTTGACGTAACAACTCGTAATGAACTGGATCTGGATGACACGACTTTCGATACTTCTACTAAAGGTGATGATATCACAAAAGCCGCTACGTCATCTAGCTACCGTTCAGAGAAAGTTCGTGACGTCACAACAACGACTGTGGTCGAAAACGGTTTCACAACTCGATTGATCACTTCCATTGCTTCCACTAGGTCGTTCCAAGAGTCGACTGCGGCCACag GCTGTGACGTTGTTCacaattcaaaatgttttcgAGCGATCGTTTATGACAACATGAACGCCTCATTAAGCGTTGCTGCTTCTATCTGCGGAAACAAACTTGCTAAcatttatgacatcacacactTTAACCTACTTCAAGATTATTTACGACCAATGATTCCTGATGGATGGTTATACGCTTGGGTTCGTACAGGAATGATTTACAAG AACGGTCAGCTGTATTCAACGACGGGCCAAGCTATATCTCTGCCAACTGAGGTTTGGTTTCCTAATTATTATCCATCTTCTGATGCATCATACACAACTGTTGTTGTTCGTGTCAGTCGAAACCCGGAAGACGCATATCAAGGGATTTATAATGCGACTCCTTCCATAGAATTTAACGGAGGCATttgtgaaaatgaattataa